A portion of the Epinephelus moara isolate mb chromosome 4, YSFRI_EMoa_1.0, whole genome shotgun sequence genome contains these proteins:
- the vgll1 gene encoding transcription cofactor vestigial-like protein 1, with product MEDRTDSPIAVKVEEHSRCVILTYFQGDINSMVDAHFSRALSKGCKAKAPAAKAKKIRKTIKLEETSTCQGPAVDCYSESQLPPVAGRLMNFSPADDPAGSWHSFTTRTGEGPGLPSLTYSLSPDGLSLTGQQYASSLLNLLHSDRGEMGPSVASSSKPELHPSWTMPQGFRDSMDPTLGFEPGRRLDKKDLYWY from the exons ATGGAGGACAGAACAGACAGTCCCATAGCCGTGAAGGTGGAGGAGCATTCTCGGTGTGTCATCCTGACCTACTTCCAGGGTGACATCAACAGCATGGTGGACGCTCACTTCAGCCGTGCCCTCAGCAAAGGCTGCAAGGCCAAGGCACCGGCAGCAAAGGCAAAGAAAATCCGTAAAACTATTAAACTGG AGGAAACCAGCACCTGTCAGGGGCCGGCTGTTGACTGTTACTCAGAGTCACAGCTCCCTCCTGTAGCAGGACGTCTCATGAACTTCAGCCCTGCAGACGACCCCGCTGGCTCGTGGCACTCGTTCACAACCAGGACGGGAGAGGGTCCGGGGTTGCCGTCCCTCACCTACTCCCTGTCCCCAGATGGGTTGAGTCTTACTGGACAGCAATACGCCTCATCTCTGCTCAACCTCCTGCATAGTGACCGGGGTGAGATGGGACCCAGCGTGGCCTCCAGCTCCAAGCCAGAACTGCATCCCAGCTGGACGATGCCTCAGGGATTTAGAGACTCCATGGACCCCACCTTAGGATTTGAACCTG GACGGCGTCTGGACAAGAAGGACTTGTACTGGTActga